The following proteins are encoded in a genomic region of Neovison vison isolate M4711 chromosome 12, ASM_NN_V1, whole genome shotgun sequence:
- the TUBGCP6 gene encoding gamma-tubulin complex component 6 isoform X4 — translation MASVPQLLDDLCEALLPAAKAPLGQRGVSRQRAKQSLKRVAYNALFTGLFQDETRRLQPDLAKLPVKNKVLMLSFDLRVGGLGPEADRLEELVEELLAAPCGPLVEVGSVLDLLVQLAGSGPPPVLRRKRDYFWNNRHVGRNVPYGGYDCYDLSVFESEVQSLISREEYLCQDMIREALQLMEAAPGAGLPTTGLFSYGDPCSDRFERDTRVSLFGALVHSRTYDMDVRLDLPPVPDSADLSGLAIKVPQSVDQSDDEGFQSASNLTPDSQSEPGMTPDIDPWDAVLTYKASKRRCWEQVGCPPGHREEPYLTEAGRDAFDRFCRLRHRELQVLGGGLLQAPQLVVVKECELVKDVLNVLIGVASATFSLCQLAQTFTVKRGVHVSGASPESVSSLLSEVAVCGTHYARLSQFSLQPVLDSSCGKGLVFQAFTSGLRRYLRYYRACVLSTPPTLSLLTIGFLFKKLGRQLRYLAELCGVGPALPGSGSGEPRAAFPTGVKLLSYLYQEALDNCSNEHYPVLLSLLKTSCEPYTRFIHDWVYSGVFRDVCGEFMIQVNHEYLGFRDKFYWTHGYVLISKEVEDCVPVFLKHIAHDVYVCGKTINLLKVCCPRHYLCCSDVPVPRISVIFSPEELKEVERDCAIYVGRMERVARHSSVSKEEKELRMEIAKQELIVQAREAASRVLRALSDRQTSERMASDARKREQFQRLKEQFVQDQERRRAARQEALDDDVGPAPELCDRERRLRALEEQLERKARQALVDHYSKLSAEAARREQKALWKIQRHRLASARLRFLVEDQKHIQGMLKDVSEGKAPEPLAVLPAAGSQTLSSGCEHPAGGSSSDSGCAEPRHVAARDWLNSPMPEQVRPPAAGAHGSGPGSELHPGPEDRPGPFSEGLSIQDFLPRAREAEPPVHAGVAPVLEEALHTIGSDLPPSAPSGVVATGPAGPQEYDFRTILRPAVAPLASPGSLQTVGGGSSNEGQQLWRDSVTQPEDTGVLGRHVALLHPHPAGHTVPQEGGSQAMEQLLEHVSEGSVPIGGCTSAMAPSRPRWNVHGHVSDASIKVGENVWDVAPSRPRWNVHGHVSDASIKVGENVWDVAPSRPRWNVHGHVSQSHVALSALSGEGQPDMPRSCQSLTDQVSRSGLSLGAQSPVCEPEPQLPTETASDSDSAPVAGSSGGEPHGLQALPSAVAVSGDLGDGIPEDPGPVPSRDTEDLSPSPPQGSQDDVAAQSSTGLGEEAAAAQRWGREQAYLAGLAEQYGLEQYPDSYEAMSEPPAAHLLHHGLPRAFALPEDPRVRSDADETAVQLSELLPLPVLMKHSISAPLAAHVSLVNKAAVDYFFVELRLEAHFEALRHFLLMEDGEFAQSLSDLLFEKLGAGQTPGELLNPLVLNSVLSKALRYSLHGDTPLAANLSFALKFLPEAFAPNAPDVLSCLELSSSS, via the exons ATGGCCAGCGTCCCGCAGCTGTTGGACGACCTGTGCGAGGCTCTCCTGCCAGCCGCGAAGGCTCCCCTGGGCCAGCGCGGCGTGAGCcggcagagggcaaagcagagCCTCAAGAGGGTGGCCTACAATGCCCTCTTCACGGGCCTTTTTCAAGACGAGACTCGTAGACTGCAGCCTGATCTCGCGAAGCTGCCCGTGAAGAACAAGGTCCTCATGCTGTCCTTCGACTTGAGAGTGGGCGGTCTGGGCCCCGAGGCTGACCGTCTGGAGGAGCTGGTGGAGGAGCTCCTCGCGGCCCCTTGCGGTCCGCTGGTGGAGGTGGGGTCTGTTTTGGACCTCCTGGTGCAGCTGGCAGGGAGCGGCCCCCCTCCAGTGCTGCGGCGCAAGAGGGACTACTTCTGGAACAACAGGCATGTGGGGCGAAATGTGCCCTACGGCGGCTACGACTGCTACGACCTGAGTGTGTTTGAGTCGGAGGTCCAGTCTTTGATCTCCAGGGAGGAGTACTTATGTCAGGACATGATCCGGGAGGCGCTTCAGCTGATGGAGGCGGCCCCAGGCGCTGGCCTGCCCACCACGGGGCTCTTCTCCTATGGGGATCCTTGCAGTGACAGGTTTGAGAGAGACACCCGGGTCTCGCTTTTCGGCGCGCTTGTGCACAGCCGTACATACGACATGGACGTGCGGCTGGACCTGCCCCCGGTGCCGGACAGTGCAGACCTCTCTGGACTGGCCATTAAG GTTCCTCAGAGTGTGGATCAGTCTGATGACGAAGGGTTCCAGTCGGCATCTAATTTGACTCCTGACTCCCAGTCTGAACCAGGCATGACTCCAGACATCGACCCCTGGGACGCCGTGCTCACCTACAAGGCCAGCAAGCGGAGGTGCTGGGAGCAAGTTGGATG CCCCCCCGGCCACAGAGAGGAACCCTACCTCACCGAGGCCGGCAGGGACGCCTTCGACAGGTTCTGCAGGCTCCGCCACCGGGAGCTGCAGGTGCTTGGCGGGGGTCTGCTGCAGGCCCCACAGCTTGTCGTGGTGAAGGAGTGCGAGCTGGTGAAGGATGTGCTGAACGTCCTGATCGGGGTCGCGTCGGCCACGTTTTCCCTCTGCCAG CTGGCCCAGACTTTCACGGTGAAGCGAGGTGTCCACGTGTCCGGAGCCTCTCCCGAGAGTGTCAGCAGCCTCCTCTCCGAGGTGGCCGTGTGTGGGACGCACTACGCACGCCTGAGCCAGTTCTCTCTGCAGCCGGTGCTGGACTCCTCGTGCGGCAAGGGCCTCGTGTTCCAG gCCTTCACCAGTGGCCTGAGGAGGTACCTGCGGTACTACCGGGCCTGTGTCCTCTCCACGCCGCCCACCTTGAGCCTCCTCACCATTGGCTTTCTCTTCAAGAAACTGGGCCGGCAGCTCAG GTACCTGGCCGAGCTCTGTGGCGTGGGCCCTGCGCTCCCAGGTAGCGGCAGCGGGGAGCCCAGGGCCGCCTTCCCCACC GGGGTGAAGCTGCTCTCCTACCTGTACCAGGAAGCTCTGGATAACTGCAGCAACGAACACTACCCCGTGCTGCTGTCGCTGTTGAAGACCAGCTGCGAGCCCTACACGAG GTTCATCCACGACTGGGTGTACAGCGGCGTCTTCAGAGATGTCTGCGGCGAGTTCATGATCCAGGTGAACCACGAGTACTTGGGCTTCAGAG ATAAGTTTTACTGGACCCACGGCTACGTGCTCATTTCCAAAGAGGTGGAGGACTGCGTCCCTGTGTTCTTGAAGCACATTGCCCACGATGTGTATGTCTGCGGGAAGACCATCAACTTGCTGAAAGTCTGCTGCCCCCGG CATTACCTCTGCTGCTCTGATGTCCCCGTCCCTCGGATCTCGGTGATTTTCTCCCCTGAGGAGCTGAAGGAGGTCGAGAGGGACTGCGCCATCTACGTGGGGCGCATGGAGAGGGTGGCACGCCACAGCTCCGTCAGCAAGGAGGAGAAG GAATTACGAATGGAAATTGCAAAGCAAGAATTGATTGTCCAGGCTCGGGAAGCAGCGTCCAGAGTCCTGCGAGCCCTCAGTG ATCGGCAGACCTCGGAACGCATGGCCTCGGACGCGCGGAAGCGAGAACAGTTTCAGAGGCTGAAGGAGCAGTTTGTGCAGGACCAGGAG CGGCGCCGGGCAGCCCGGCAGGAGGCCCTGGACGACGACGTCGGCCCCGCACCAGAGCTCTGCGACAGGGAGAGGCGGCTGAGGGCCCTGGAGGAGCAGCTGGAGAGGAAGGCGAG GCAGGCGCTGGTTGACCATTATAGCAAGTTGTCGGCAGAAGCAGCTCGCCGAGAGCAGAAGGCGCTGTGGAAGATCCAGAGGCACCGACTGGCAAGTGCACGGCTTCGTTTCCTTGTAGAAGATCAGAAGCACATTCAG GGGATGCTGAAGGACGTGTCTGAGGGGAAGGCCCCGGAGCCACTGGCCGTCCTCCCTGCTGCCGGCTCCCAG actttgtcTTCGGGCTGTGAGCACCCTGCCGGCGGCAGCAGCTCCGACTCGGGGTGTGCAGAGCCGCGGCATGTGGCCGCCCGGGACTGGCTGAACTCGCCGATGCCGGAGCAAGTCAGGCCGCCAGCTGCAGGGGCCCACGGCTCAGGGCCAGGATCTGAGCTGCACCCGGGGCCGGAGGACAGGCCGGGGCCGTTCTCTGAGGGCCTCAGCATCCAAGACTTCCTGCCCAGAGCCCGGGAGGCTGAGCCGCCTGTGCATGCCGGCGTGGCCCCTGTCCTGGAGGAGGCGTTACACACCATCGGCTCCGACCTGCCTCCCTCGGCTCCATCCGGTGTGGTGGCCACAGGGCCTGCTGGGCCACAGGAGTATGATTTCAGAACCATCCTGAGGCCCGCTGTAGCCCCCTTGGCTTCCCCAGGGTCCCTGCAGACTGTAGGAGGTGGCTCGAGCAATGAGGGGCAGCAGCTATGGCGGGACAGTGTCACACAGCCAGAGGACACAGGTGTCCTAGGTAGACACGTGGCTCTGCTTCACCCCCACCCCGCTGGGCACACCGTCCCCCAGGAGGGGGGCAGTCAGGCCATGGAGCAGCTCCTTGAGCATGTATCAGAAGGCAGCGTTCCCATAGGCGGCTGTACTTCTGCGATGGCCCCCTCTCGACCGCGGTGGAACGTCCACGGACACGTGTCTGATGCCAGCATCAAGGTGGGGGAGAACGTGTGGGATGTGGCCCCCTCCCGACCGCGGTGGAACGTCCACGGACACGTGTCTGACGCCAGCATCAAGGTGGGGGAGAACGTGTGGGATGTGGCCCCTTCCCGACCGCGGTGGAACGTCCACGGACACGTGTCTCAGTCCCACGTGGCACTGAGTGCACTTTCTGGGGAAGGCCAGCCCGATATGCCCAGGTCCTGCCAGAGCCTCACTGACCAGGTGTCCCGGTCAGGCCTCAGTCTGGGAGCACAGAGCCCCGTCTGTGAGCCTGAGCCACAGCTGCCTACAGAGACGGCCTCAGACAGCGACTCCGCTCCGGTGGCTGGTTCCAGTGGTGGGgagccacatggcctccaggCTTTGCCATCCGCAGTGGCTGTATCTGGGGACCTGGGTGATGGTATCCCCGAAGACCCAG GACCGGTACCGAGTAGGGACACGGAGGACCTCTCTCCAAGTCCCCCTCAAGGCTCACAG GACGACGTGGCAGCCCAGAGCAGCACCGGCCTTGGTGAGGAGGCGGCCGCAGCCCAGCGCTGGGGCCGGGAGCAGGCCTACCTAGCGGGTCTGGCAGAGCAGTACGGGCTGGAGCAGTACCCGGACAGCTACGAGGCCATGT CAGAGCCTCCTGCCGCCCACCTGCTACACCATGGGCTTCCCCGGGCCTTCGCCCTCCCGGAGGACCCCCGCGTCCGATCAGACGCAGATGAGACCGCGGTGCAGCTGAGTGAGCTGCTGCCGCTGCCCGTGCTCATGAAGCACTCCATCAGCG
- the TUBGCP6 gene encoding gamma-tubulin complex component 6 isoform X3, giving the protein MASVPQLLDDLCEALLPAAKAPLGQRGVSRQRAKQSLKRVAYNALFTGLFQDETRRLQPDLAKLPVKNKVLMLSFDLRVGGLGPEADRLEELVEELLAAPCGPLVEVGSVLDLLVQLAGSGPPPVLRRKRDYFWNNRHVGRNVPYGGYDCYDLSVFESEVQSLISREEYLCQDMIREALQLMEAAPGAGLPTTGLFSYGDPCSDRFERDTRVSLFGALVHSRTYDMDVRLDLPPVPDSADLSGLAIKVPQSVDQSDDEGFQSASNLTPDSQSEPGMTPDIDPWDAVLTYKASKRRCWEQVGCPPGHREEPYLTEAGRDAFDRFCRLRHRELQVLGGGLLQAPQLVVVKECELVKDVLNVLIGVASATFSLCQLAQTFTVKRGVHVSGASPESVSSLLSEVAVCGTHYARLSQFSLQPVLDSSCGKGLVFQAFTSGLRRYLRYYRACVLSTPPTLSLLTIGFLFKKLGRQLRYLAELCGVGPALPGSGSGEPRAAFPTGVKLLSYLYQEALDNCSNEHYPVLLSLLKTSCEPYTRFIHDWVYSGVFRDVCGEFMIQVNHEYLGFRDKFYWTHGYVLISKEVEDCVPVFLKHIAHDVYVCGKTINLLKVCCPRHYLCCSDVPVPRISVIFSPEELKEVERDCAIYVGRMERVARHSSVSKEEKELRMEIAKQELIVQAREAASRVLRALSDRQTSERMASDARKREQFQRLKEQFVQDQERRRAARQEALDDDVGPAPELCDRERRLRALEEQLERKARQALVDHYSKLSAEAARREQKALWKIQRHRLASARLRFLVEDQKHIQGMLKDVSEGKAPEPLAVLPAAGSQTLSSGCEHPAGGSSSDSGCAEPRHVAARDWLNSPMPEQVRPPAAGAHGSGPGSELHPGPEDRPGPFSEGLSIQDFLPRAREAEPPVHAGVAPVLEEALHTIGSDLPPSAPSGVVATGPAGPQEYDFRTILRPAVAPLASPGSLQTVGGGSSNEGQQLWRDSVTQPEDTGVLGRHVALLHPHPAGHTVPQEGGSQAMEQLLEHVSEGSVPIGGCTSAMAPSRPRWNVHGHVSDASIKVGENVWDVAPSRPRWNVHGHVSDASIKVGENVWDVAPSRPRWNVHGHVSQSHVALSALSGEGQPDMPRSCQSLTDQVSRSGLSLGAQSPVCEPEPQLPTETASDSDSAPVAGSSGGEPHGLQALPSAVAVSGDLGDGIPEDPGPVPSRDTEDLSPSPPQGSQDDVAAQSSTGLGEEAAAAQRWGREQAYLAGLAEQYGLEQYPDSYEAMSEPPAAHLLHHGLPRAFALPEDPRVRSDADETAVQLSELLPLPVLMKHSISAPLAAHVSLVNKAAVDYFFVELRLEAHFEALRHFLLMEDGEFAQSLSDLLFEKLGAGQTPGELLNPLVLNSVLSKALRYSLHGDTPLAANLSFALKFLPEAFAPNAPDVLSCLELRSTGP; this is encoded by the exons ATGGCCAGCGTCCCGCAGCTGTTGGACGACCTGTGCGAGGCTCTCCTGCCAGCCGCGAAGGCTCCCCTGGGCCAGCGCGGCGTGAGCcggcagagggcaaagcagagCCTCAAGAGGGTGGCCTACAATGCCCTCTTCACGGGCCTTTTTCAAGACGAGACTCGTAGACTGCAGCCTGATCTCGCGAAGCTGCCCGTGAAGAACAAGGTCCTCATGCTGTCCTTCGACTTGAGAGTGGGCGGTCTGGGCCCCGAGGCTGACCGTCTGGAGGAGCTGGTGGAGGAGCTCCTCGCGGCCCCTTGCGGTCCGCTGGTGGAGGTGGGGTCTGTTTTGGACCTCCTGGTGCAGCTGGCAGGGAGCGGCCCCCCTCCAGTGCTGCGGCGCAAGAGGGACTACTTCTGGAACAACAGGCATGTGGGGCGAAATGTGCCCTACGGCGGCTACGACTGCTACGACCTGAGTGTGTTTGAGTCGGAGGTCCAGTCTTTGATCTCCAGGGAGGAGTACTTATGTCAGGACATGATCCGGGAGGCGCTTCAGCTGATGGAGGCGGCCCCAGGCGCTGGCCTGCCCACCACGGGGCTCTTCTCCTATGGGGATCCTTGCAGTGACAGGTTTGAGAGAGACACCCGGGTCTCGCTTTTCGGCGCGCTTGTGCACAGCCGTACATACGACATGGACGTGCGGCTGGACCTGCCCCCGGTGCCGGACAGTGCAGACCTCTCTGGACTGGCCATTAAG GTTCCTCAGAGTGTGGATCAGTCTGATGACGAAGGGTTCCAGTCGGCATCTAATTTGACTCCTGACTCCCAGTCTGAACCAGGCATGACTCCAGACATCGACCCCTGGGACGCCGTGCTCACCTACAAGGCCAGCAAGCGGAGGTGCTGGGAGCAAGTTGGATG CCCCCCCGGCCACAGAGAGGAACCCTACCTCACCGAGGCCGGCAGGGACGCCTTCGACAGGTTCTGCAGGCTCCGCCACCGGGAGCTGCAGGTGCTTGGCGGGGGTCTGCTGCAGGCCCCACAGCTTGTCGTGGTGAAGGAGTGCGAGCTGGTGAAGGATGTGCTGAACGTCCTGATCGGGGTCGCGTCGGCCACGTTTTCCCTCTGCCAG CTGGCCCAGACTTTCACGGTGAAGCGAGGTGTCCACGTGTCCGGAGCCTCTCCCGAGAGTGTCAGCAGCCTCCTCTCCGAGGTGGCCGTGTGTGGGACGCACTACGCACGCCTGAGCCAGTTCTCTCTGCAGCCGGTGCTGGACTCCTCGTGCGGCAAGGGCCTCGTGTTCCAG gCCTTCACCAGTGGCCTGAGGAGGTACCTGCGGTACTACCGGGCCTGTGTCCTCTCCACGCCGCCCACCTTGAGCCTCCTCACCATTGGCTTTCTCTTCAAGAAACTGGGCCGGCAGCTCAG GTACCTGGCCGAGCTCTGTGGCGTGGGCCCTGCGCTCCCAGGTAGCGGCAGCGGGGAGCCCAGGGCCGCCTTCCCCACC GGGGTGAAGCTGCTCTCCTACCTGTACCAGGAAGCTCTGGATAACTGCAGCAACGAACACTACCCCGTGCTGCTGTCGCTGTTGAAGACCAGCTGCGAGCCCTACACGAG GTTCATCCACGACTGGGTGTACAGCGGCGTCTTCAGAGATGTCTGCGGCGAGTTCATGATCCAGGTGAACCACGAGTACTTGGGCTTCAGAG ATAAGTTTTACTGGACCCACGGCTACGTGCTCATTTCCAAAGAGGTGGAGGACTGCGTCCCTGTGTTCTTGAAGCACATTGCCCACGATGTGTATGTCTGCGGGAAGACCATCAACTTGCTGAAAGTCTGCTGCCCCCGG CATTACCTCTGCTGCTCTGATGTCCCCGTCCCTCGGATCTCGGTGATTTTCTCCCCTGAGGAGCTGAAGGAGGTCGAGAGGGACTGCGCCATCTACGTGGGGCGCATGGAGAGGGTGGCACGCCACAGCTCCGTCAGCAAGGAGGAGAAG GAATTACGAATGGAAATTGCAAAGCAAGAATTGATTGTCCAGGCTCGGGAAGCAGCGTCCAGAGTCCTGCGAGCCCTCAGTG ATCGGCAGACCTCGGAACGCATGGCCTCGGACGCGCGGAAGCGAGAACAGTTTCAGAGGCTGAAGGAGCAGTTTGTGCAGGACCAGGAG CGGCGCCGGGCAGCCCGGCAGGAGGCCCTGGACGACGACGTCGGCCCCGCACCAGAGCTCTGCGACAGGGAGAGGCGGCTGAGGGCCCTGGAGGAGCAGCTGGAGAGGAAGGCGAG GCAGGCGCTGGTTGACCATTATAGCAAGTTGTCGGCAGAAGCAGCTCGCCGAGAGCAGAAGGCGCTGTGGAAGATCCAGAGGCACCGACTGGCAAGTGCACGGCTTCGTTTCCTTGTAGAAGATCAGAAGCACATTCAG GGGATGCTGAAGGACGTGTCTGAGGGGAAGGCCCCGGAGCCACTGGCCGTCCTCCCTGCTGCCGGCTCCCAG actttgtcTTCGGGCTGTGAGCACCCTGCCGGCGGCAGCAGCTCCGACTCGGGGTGTGCAGAGCCGCGGCATGTGGCCGCCCGGGACTGGCTGAACTCGCCGATGCCGGAGCAAGTCAGGCCGCCAGCTGCAGGGGCCCACGGCTCAGGGCCAGGATCTGAGCTGCACCCGGGGCCGGAGGACAGGCCGGGGCCGTTCTCTGAGGGCCTCAGCATCCAAGACTTCCTGCCCAGAGCCCGGGAGGCTGAGCCGCCTGTGCATGCCGGCGTGGCCCCTGTCCTGGAGGAGGCGTTACACACCATCGGCTCCGACCTGCCTCCCTCGGCTCCATCCGGTGTGGTGGCCACAGGGCCTGCTGGGCCACAGGAGTATGATTTCAGAACCATCCTGAGGCCCGCTGTAGCCCCCTTGGCTTCCCCAGGGTCCCTGCAGACTGTAGGAGGTGGCTCGAGCAATGAGGGGCAGCAGCTATGGCGGGACAGTGTCACACAGCCAGAGGACACAGGTGTCCTAGGTAGACACGTGGCTCTGCTTCACCCCCACCCCGCTGGGCACACCGTCCCCCAGGAGGGGGGCAGTCAGGCCATGGAGCAGCTCCTTGAGCATGTATCAGAAGGCAGCGTTCCCATAGGCGGCTGTACTTCTGCGATGGCCCCCTCTCGACCGCGGTGGAACGTCCACGGACACGTGTCTGATGCCAGCATCAAGGTGGGGGAGAACGTGTGGGATGTGGCCCCCTCCCGACCGCGGTGGAACGTCCACGGACACGTGTCTGACGCCAGCATCAAGGTGGGGGAGAACGTGTGGGATGTGGCCCCTTCCCGACCGCGGTGGAACGTCCACGGACACGTGTCTCAGTCCCACGTGGCACTGAGTGCACTTTCTGGGGAAGGCCAGCCCGATATGCCCAGGTCCTGCCAGAGCCTCACTGACCAGGTGTCCCGGTCAGGCCTCAGTCTGGGAGCACAGAGCCCCGTCTGTGAGCCTGAGCCACAGCTGCCTACAGAGACGGCCTCAGACAGCGACTCCGCTCCGGTGGCTGGTTCCAGTGGTGGGgagccacatggcctccaggCTTTGCCATCCGCAGTGGCTGTATCTGGGGACCTGGGTGATGGTATCCCCGAAGACCCAG GACCGGTACCGAGTAGGGACACGGAGGACCTCTCTCCAAGTCCCCCTCAAGGCTCACAG GACGACGTGGCAGCCCAGAGCAGCACCGGCCTTGGTGAGGAGGCGGCCGCAGCCCAGCGCTGGGGCCGGGAGCAGGCCTACCTAGCGGGTCTGGCAGAGCAGTACGGGCTGGAGCAGTACCCGGACAGCTACGAGGCCATGT CAGAGCCTCCTGCCGCCCACCTGCTACACCATGGGCTTCCCCGGGCCTTCGCCCTCCCGGAGGACCCCCGCGTCCGATCAGACGCAGATGAGACCGCGGTGCAGCTGAGTGAGCTGCTGCCGCTGCCCGTGCTCATGAAGCACTCCATCAGCG